In Meiothermus ruber DSM 1279, the following proteins share a genomic window:
- the ispH gene encoding 4-hydroxy-3-methylbut-2-enyl diphosphate reductase yields MVERVYLAKPRGFCAGVVMAIEAVEKAARELREEGELVVYHAIVHNDVVIQRLQDRHGVHFVEDLSEVDALREELAKAGRKLNETVVFSAHGIPPWLRTEAARRNLHQIDATCPLVTKVHSEAKRYAREGYWILLIGDSADHQEIKGTRGEAPENTILVAVHTHVGRDPRLADPRTVEVPDPEKVVVLTQTTLSVDDTLATIEILKRRFPRLVVPSRHDLCYATKNRQDAVKQIAPHVDLFLVLTSLASSNGMRLLELARSLVGRAERINTVHDIRPEWLQGVRRVGITSAASTPDDLVQEVVAYFRGLNPNLEVVEEGEWEDIEFREPKRLSPQEVLANVQ; encoded by the coding sequence ATGGTCGAGCGAGTCTATCTGGCCAAACCCCGGGGCTTTTGCGCCGGGGTGGTTATGGCCATTGAGGCAGTGGAAAAGGCGGCTCGGGAATTGCGCGAGGAGGGCGAACTGGTGGTGTACCACGCCATCGTGCACAACGATGTGGTGATCCAACGGCTGCAAGACCGACACGGGGTGCACTTTGTCGAAGACCTATCCGAGGTGGACGCGCTCCGCGAGGAGCTGGCGAAGGCGGGCCGAAAGCTGAACGAAACCGTGGTGTTCTCGGCCCACGGCATCCCCCCCTGGCTGCGTACCGAGGCAGCCCGCCGCAACCTGCACCAGATTGATGCGACCTGCCCCCTGGTCACCAAAGTCCACAGCGAGGCCAAGCGCTACGCCCGGGAGGGCTACTGGATTTTGCTGATTGGCGACTCCGCCGACCACCAAGAGATTAAGGGCACCCGCGGTGAAGCGCCGGAAAACACCATCCTGGTGGCGGTGCACACCCATGTGGGGCGCGATCCCCGCCTGGCCGACCCCCGCACCGTCGAGGTGCCCGACCCCGAAAAGGTGGTGGTGCTGACCCAGACCACCCTCTCGGTGGACGATACCCTGGCCACCATCGAGATCCTCAAGCGGCGCTTCCCCAGGCTGGTGGTGCCCAGCCGCCACGACCTGTGCTACGCCACCAAAAACCGCCAGGATGCCGTCAAGCAGATTGCGCCCCATGTGGACTTGTTTCTGGTGCTCACCAGCCTGGCCTCTTCCAACGGGATGCGGCTGCTGGAGCTGGCCCGGAGCCTGGTGGGCCGGGCCGAGCGCATCAATACCGTGCACGACATCCGGCCGGAGTGGCTCCAGGGGGTGCGCAGGGTGGGCATCACCTCGGCGGCTTCGACCCCGGATGATCTGGTGCAGGAGGTGGTGGCCTATTTCCGTGGCCTCAACCCCAACCTCGAGGTCGTCGAGGAAGGCGAGTGGGAGGATATCGAGTTCCGCGAGCCCAAGCGCTTATCGCCCCAGGAGGTGCTGGCCAACGTCCAATGA